The Shewanella mangrovisoli genome has a window encoding:
- a CDS encoding Crp/Fnr family transcriptional regulator has product MTAHSASAHQAATELAIHPLWQYLLALGAEPEHLAPLLSQARALVCQPGECLLPQGERQPFAYFVVDGIVRACHYTQEGSERCKEFYFEGELCFLYSSWLKQDIAPYQLETVTACRLVQIPLAVLNEPTMQQVQLVLLKQQLLYKEQKEAFLLLNTPEQRYLHLLQYFPLWVERLTHAQLANYIGITAISLSRIRRRLQDSV; this is encoded by the coding sequence ATGACGGCGCACTCTGCATCGGCTCATCAGGCGGCAACTGAGCTGGCAATCCATCCCCTTTGGCAATATTTGCTCGCCTTAGGGGCCGAGCCCGAGCACTTAGCGCCGCTACTCAGTCAAGCAAGGGCGTTGGTATGCCAGCCCGGCGAGTGCTTATTACCCCAAGGCGAGCGTCAGCCATTTGCCTATTTTGTGGTGGATGGCATAGTGCGCGCTTGCCACTATACCCAAGAGGGCAGTGAACGCTGTAAGGAGTTTTACTTCGAAGGTGAGCTTTGTTTCTTATATAGCAGTTGGTTAAAGCAGGATATTGCGCCCTATCAGTTAGAAACTGTCACCGCTTGTCGGCTAGTACAAATACCACTTGCCGTGCTAAACGAGCCAACGATGCAGCAAGTGCAACTGGTACTACTCAAACAGCAATTATTGTATAAAGAACAAAAAGAAGCCTTTTTGCTGCTCAATACACCTGAGCAACGTTACTTACATTTACTCCAATACTTTCCCCTCTGGGTTGAGCGTTTAACCCATGCCCAACTGGCTAATTATATTGGCATCACTGCGATTAGCCTGTCGCGGATCCGTAGACGTTTGCAAGATTCAGTATAA